The DNA sequence aattttatcatatttataggcaaaaggaaaaagctggtaaagcaggagagaagaggtggGATAATCTATAAAATAAGTGTCCTGGATTAAGAACCTGGGAGGAAAGCTTTTCTCACTTAGAACAGGGCTTTTCAaccactactgacattttggactagatcattctttgttgtgaaGGGCTGTCCCCGTGCATGGCAGGATGTTCAGCACTATCTGTGGCCTCCACCAATTAGATGGTGGTAGCAACCCTAAGCTTTGACAAAATCTGTAACTTCTTTTCACTCAGCACTAACCAATACAACTTTCTACAGTGATATGACTATctagcacttgaaatgtagctagtatgaggaaacatattttaaatcttatttaattttaactgatGTATTTAAATTTAGATAGCCATGTGTGCCTAGTAGCTACCAAATTGGACAGTGTTGTTTAGAGAAAACACAAGTCTGTGGCTATTAGGCTTGGTCCAAACCAATATCTTTTTTCACATAGAACCTATTTCGCTTTATAGCCAGAATCCTCAAAGAGAATGAGGTGAGGGGAGAGCTAGCTGATGATATAACAGATGATTCTGTCCAACAAAGGCTTTTGAACAGAGCTATGTCCCATCACAGTGTATATTAACCATAACTGTGCAATCATCAAGTAGTGTTGCCTTACCTGCAGTAATGTATGACCTGcatgttttttatatatagcatCTGCCTTGTCCAAGGAAGTAATATGCACAGGGAGGAGGTTAGAAGTCATGACTGTAAACCAAGCTGACTGATTTCcctcaagaaaggaaaaaggttACTTAACACAATGAAAAACTTGCAAAACTCACACATTACAAGGTACAATTACTGCAAACAAAAGCGAAGAACCAAATAAAGCTCCCTTTATAAGTACTGGTATAGCAACAGTTGTAATCAAACTATATTAATTcctaaaaaaaagacaatatgaaaaCAGCACATTTTAACAATTCATGCAAAACAATAACTTCTTCTACAGACTTGCTGATAGCATTAAAAAAACTCATGTATTAttaaaaacacaaaggaaaacacTATCTGCTTTAACTGTCCCTGTGTAATAAAATATCAGGGTTCTGTGGGCTTTAATGAAATATATAAGGATTCTAAGTGTATAGGGCTAAATTTCTAACAAATTATGatcaaacaaaaaacccaagaaatGTCCTATAGTAATGGCCTATAAGTTGCATTTAGTATTGTCAGACATATccatatttcattttcctttcttctccttactTTGGCAAAATGGGGAACAATTCTACAGACACTCCAAAATCCCCAGAATGATGCTATGTAAACAAATACCAAACATGTTTTAAATGCCCAGCTATAAGGGGCACTCAACATCCCACTGAAGATAGTTTTTCCCAAGATTTTATTATGGAAGctttcaaacattaaaaaaaaaaaagtatatcgaATCCCTACATAGTCATGACTTAGTTATCAACATTTTGCCAATCTTGTTTGTTCATGTATCTGCTTCCTTAAAGTAAATTCCAATATTTAGTCATTTTTTAATGGTACAGACTTTCCTTACCTGCAAGAAATCTATGCGGCCTATAGCACCCAGGAATAGAACCATTCCTGGCTTAAGCACAAAGGTTCTTGGAACAATTGAATGTGTTGGCAAAActatatttacttctttttctgttagaAGACTTAAAATCTGTGAAACAAATGGCAGATTTTTTTAGATAATTACTTTTATTGAAGATATAATATATTGTAACTATAagataaaaagtgataaaaatatttcagacttCACAATAAACCAAAGTATGTCAGAGTTTGCTGCACATAAACTATATAAATTCCTTCTGTCTAAATTAACCTCAGTTGACTGGTGGCTCTACTTGTTTCACGACTTAATCGTGAATAATAGCAAAATAACTTTATAGGCATGAGACTTTCCTAGCAAGCAGCATCATTCAAATGTCAAAATTGGTATGAACCTGAAAATACTGCTGATTAAATCCCCGATATAAAATATATGCTCTCCTCCATCAAGGCTTCTGGGGACCAGTAGCTTTTAGCTTAAAGTAAGGGATCATGCAACTTTCTGTCCTAGTATACATACATTAAGTGCAAAATTGTCATCCCATTCTCTGTGCAGGTGAAGAGCTTGAAGAACGTGTTTCTAAATTCTGGTGTTTAATTTCCTTATTTCGCCCAAACATTCAGCAGAAAACAAGAGAATATTGCTTCTAAGAATGAAAAGTTCCCAAACAGactagagaaaacagaaaaggaaagatagGACGTAGAAGATTCTGGTAAAATTTAAGGAATCAAAATTtgattaagaaaaggaaaagaataaaaaaggaaaaaatggacaaaaacctTGTGAACTTGGTTCTTCAgaagaataacaaaaaaaaataaaataaaaaatataagcaataCCTAGAAAGgctcataagaaaataaataagagggCTGCAAATAGCTTTCCTTGGCATTTGTGTTTGGAAAAAAACACGTTAAAAGCCACTTGCAGGCAAGCAGGTaggtaagctcagttggttagagggcagtgttGATAAAACTAAAGTCAatggttcagatctccataccagccagctaccaaaaaaagaaaaaaaaaaaaaaaaaaaaaaaaagccatgtgcagttaagaaaaaaaaaaaaatttttttttcaacccTGTTTAAGCAGAGAGCCTAATACGTCTATTTCACAACAGAGTTCCTTGGTtcagtttgggaaacactggcttaaggcatgaaataaatattactgTAAACTGATATAGAAGCAAACTACTAGTGCCGGgagactttttatttctaaaaacttAAAGGTATCATTCTGCTGGCTGGAATACTTTATAAATTCTTGCCTTTCTCACTCAACTATTGCACAAGAGGGTATATGACTAAAGTAACTGCTATCTCTGGCCTAACTAAGTCTAAAAAGGAAGAATTAGTTGAAGTTAAAGGGATAGAATATTATTAGGAAGTAGTCCAGTTACTCTGAAGTTGTGGACTGCTAAGGAACAAAAGACTAGGCAGAAGCAATTATTCTAGGAcggcaataaaaatgaaaagaagggtCTGATTCTGTGTCATAGGACACCAAATAGAATACAATTCTGAGAATGAAATTGTGAGTGATCCTGATGAGACAAAGGAAAGTACCTAAGAAACCAGTGTTGTTTCACAGGGAGATACAAAGAAAATTAGGAGAAATTGGTCAGTAATCAGATTCAAAGGAAGTCATTAATGGATCTGTTGTAAAGCTGTATCCTGGATGCACACTTGAGTCAATCAATGACTTGGATGAAGTTCAAAACTGATAATAAAATCTTGTGAGATTTAATGCTATTTAAAAGAGTAGAATATAGGCTGAGGCTAACAAGGCAAAATCAAAGTTACCTATGAGATCCTgcaattggattaaaaagatgcaTAAGGCCAAGACAGAGAAGTAGAGTTAATTCTATTCTAAATTATGCTCACCTGAGAGCACTTATACATGTAACTCAGTTCTTAGTGTCACACTTTAAGaacaaaaaatttagaaaacattctgAAAAGAGGCTTGAGTAGAGCAATAGCCTGTCTTTCAGAGAGAAGAGTTATAAGAAATGAATACAAATAATCAGGATTGTGTCAGCACAGACTGCTCAACGGCTGCTGGATGAACTGAGAAAAAAGGTAGGGATAGATGAGGAAAAGATAGAACattacactttaaaatatttcaaggtCTGGCAAGGGAACTAGACATTACCTTCCTACCATTATAGCTTTGAGATATAAGGAGTACAAGTTACAGGGAGACTGTTCAGATCAACACAAAGAGCTGGTCAAAGACCAAATGGGTTACCTTGGGAGGTGATGTGACACTGCCTCATCTAAGGGTGAGTCACGCTTTATTCAGTTCAAGCTGGATGAACTCTTGATGGATATGTTATAGAAGGAATTCAAGCATAGAATAGGGAGCTGGACTGCAGTGATATTTATGATTACTTTCAACCTCAAAATCTAGGATTCTGTAAATGTTTCCCTAAGGTAACAACCTCAATGATAATACCAGTAGGTTGTCAGCAGTGAAGTCTACGAAATGGAATAGAGAACTTGGTGACACATAGATTCCTCCCTGGTCCGCTTTATGTATAAATCAGAACAGGGTCTAAAATGGAAGTatacctttttttctgttttctgccaATTAAGATGTGTACAACTGAAAGtacagcaaacccttgaacaacCCTGGTTTAaactgcacaggtccacttatacaaggattttaaaaaataaatatattggaaaagaaCTTAACTACTTAACTTGCTCAGGGTGCGCAATGCAGGGGTGGGGATACCACCAGCGCTAGAGTTTCAACTGTGAAGTgtggaggtggggcaggggctcAGTGCCCATAAACATTCCTTCCCCTCAATGTGTCCTTTGAGGGTCAACTGTAAATGTTTCTAAAAGAAACGAAATACATacacaattttcttttgtaattccaGGGGTGTCATAAAACCAGTGGGCATCTTTCACATCTTGTGGAGTCAATTCTGCTTGTTTGGTGGATTTGTTTGCAGCCCCAACAGGTTCGTTTTCCATGTCAAAAGCAAGTGAATCAGCATCAAATTCAAAAACAACTTCAGTCTTCTGTTCTTCTGAATACAAGAATGTTCTTCCAACTCTTCCTAGAACAAGTTATATTGAAGTTATTAGTCACTCCTTTAATGTTTTTGACTCCAGAcagattatttttttgtttgtttttgtttttgcactggccagtatggggaactgaacccttgaacttggtgttacaaggctgcactctaaccagctaagctaaccaaccagccctctAGACAGATAATTTTTATGTTTGCCTCAAACAAGTTGCTAAGACTAACTACAGTGTATGGAAGTGAGACTACCATACCTTTGCTTTTTTCCAAAGGCAGAGGGAGTCAGACTCTTGCAATGATCAAGTGTGAGGCTGGCTTATGTACATTGGCAGGTAGGGGGtagggggtgtggggtgggggtggggagatgttgGAAATCAAACTGCTATTAGTAAAGGAAGGCTGAAAGTCACCAAGAAAAGAGGGACAACCTAACATAAAGCTGTTGCATGGAGGCAACAACCTTTATCTGAACTGGTCTGGGTTTACCAACAGTAGCCTTGCTTCTAAGGGCCTTTATGTTCCCAAATGAGGAAGGTAGTCTCTCCCCACAAAAACTGGCTAGCCCCAGGCAGCTGTACTTCAGGTTGCTCAATAAGTAATTTCAGCATAgggcaggcccatggctcactcgggagagtgtggtgctgataacaccaaggccacgggttcggatcccatataggcatggccggttagctcgctgggtgagcgtggtgctgacaccaccaagtcaagggttaagatccccttaccagtcatctttaaaaaaaaaaagaatttcagcaTAGAACCAATAAGGGTTTTCCCATAGAGAATGCTTACCTACTACATAACCATGCTTTTTCAAGAGATGAAGTTGATTTTGTTCTTGCTCACTAAGATCTTCTTCAGCTGCAGTTGCatcttttttaagtcttttttgcCTTTCAAACATTCTGTAAGGAGTTGGGTTGCAAATAGGAAACTTCAGAAGGTTTAATGTAGTACCTGAAATAccaaagaatacatttttagaaaaggGAATAAAGGGAGGAAAATGAATATTTCGGAGGATCTACACTGTGTTGGGTACTGTGATTTATCTCAACCTTCATGACAACCCTCTATAATATTATTCCCaccttacaaatgaggaaataggcTCAGAGATTGGCTCACAGGCtaaaccaggatttgaatccaaaatctgcaggtctaatttcttttcattttcgtCACACTACCTACCATCCAATACTAAAGCAATTCTGTGTATAAGTCTATCAAACTGCAAGAGAGAGAACAGTTTACGAAAGTTAAATTGTGGTTTCAGGGAACAAATCAGGCAGTTGGTTTTGTCAACTTAAATACAAAGAGTCACAGAAGACTCACCTGGCAAAGGGGAGATGGTGGCTCTGTCGATGGCCTCTGCGCCCTTGGCGGTGCAGTAATCGGACTCCAGGAGCGTGTTAAAGAGAGTGGACTTGCCGGCGTTGGTGGCGCCCACCAGGTAGACGTCGCCGCGATAACGCCAGGAGCGCTGAAGTGCGGAGATCAACTCTTCGACTCCATAGCCGGTCTTGGCGCTGATCAGCcgcacatccctgaccaccaagCGGGCCTTGGTTGACCGATTCAAATTCTCCTCCCCGTCCCGTGGCCCGTCCCCACCACGGCTCTGTGGCCCTCGGTGGCCAGGGGCCAGTAGTAGCCCGGCGCGGGCACAATCGTCCCACAACCGCCTCTGGAGGCGCTGCCGGTAGTCTGGGGTGTCCTGGGGCAGCAGGTCCACTTTGTTCCCCAGCACGATCAGCTGCTTGGAGCCCACCAGCGCGGGCAAGCTGGGCAGCAGGGCGTCGGGCAGGTCCAGCAGGTCC is a window from the Cynocephalus volans isolate mCynVol1 chromosome 9, mCynVol1.pri, whole genome shotgun sequence genome containing:
- the NOA1 gene encoding nitric oxide-associated protein 1 isoform X2; the encoded protein is MQTSGPSALACTWLRPFAGASFPMPLARLGGRLLLRFLWGSAPKVACHGLRKPLLERRCAAAASSFQHPSGLGCGLSLGSTATGDYGGSTDEEEHFLFPEYVPEPEPAPTPEEQLRELKQRQEERQRQQRREEQRQQKLRASCREHLVVGHSDPAVPPSGVNCSGCGAELHCQDPGVPGYLPSEKFLSATQADGGLARTVCQRCWRLVHHRRALRLQVSREQYLELVSAALRRPGPALVLYMVDLLDLPDALLPSLPALVGSKQLIVLGNKVDLLPQDTPDYRQRLQRRLWDDCARAGLLLAPGHRGPQSRGGDGPRDGEENLNRSTKARLVVRDVRLISAKTGYGVEELISALQRSWRYRGDVYLVGATNAGKSTLFNTLLESDYCTAKGAEAIDRATISPLPGTTLNLLKFPICNPTPYRMFERQKRLKKDATAAEEDLSEQEQNQLHLLKKHGYVVGRVGRTFLYSEEQKTEVVFEFDADSLAFDMENEPVGAANKSTKQAELTPQDVKDAHWFYDTPGITKENCILSLLTEKEVNIVLPTHSIVPRTFVLKPGMVLFLGAIGRIDFLQSAWFTVMTSNLLPVHITSLDKADAIYKKHAGHTLLQVPVGGEERMAGFPPLVAEDITLKGLGASEAVADIKFSSAGWVAVTPHCKDILHLRGYTPQGTVLTVRPPLLPHIVNIKGQRIKRSVAYKTKKPPSLLYNLRKKKKQINV
- the NOA1 gene encoding nitric oxide-associated protein 1 isoform X1, with protein sequence MQTSGPSALACTWLRPFAGASFPMPLARLGGRLLLRFLWGSAPKVACHGLRKPLLERRCAAAASSFQHPSGLGCGLSLGSTATGDYGGSTDEEEHFLFPEYVPEPEPAPTPEEQLRELKQRQEERQRQQRREEQRQQKLRASCREHLVVGHSDPAVPPSGVNCSGCGAELHCQDPGVPGYLPSEKFLSATQADGGLARTVCQRCWRLVHHRRALRLQVSREQYLELVSAALRRPGPALVLYMVDLLDLPDALLPSLPALVGSKQLIVLGNKVDLLPQDTPDYRQRLQRRLWDDCARAGLLLAPGHRGPQSRGGDGPRDGEENLNRSTKARLVVRDVRLISAKTGYGVEELISALQRSWRYRGDVYLVGATNAGKSTLFNTLLESDYCTAKGAEAIDRATISPLPGTTLNLLKFPICNPTPYRMFERQKRLKKDATAAEEDLSEQEQNQLHLLKKHGYVVGRVGRTFLYSEEQKTEVVFEFDADSLAFDMENEPVGAANKSTKQAELTPQDVKDAHWFYDTPGITKENCILSLLTEKEVNIVLPTHSIVPRTFVLKPGMVLFLGAIGRIDFLQGNQSAWFTVMTSNLLPVHITSLDKADAIYKKHAGHTLLQVPVGGEERMAGFPPLVAEDITLKGLGASEAVADIKFSSAGWVAVTPHCKDILHLRGYTPQGTVLTVRPPLLPHIVNIKGQRIKRSVAYKTKKPPSLLYNLRKKKKQINV